Proteins encoded within one genomic window of Novipirellula galeiformis:
- a CDS encoding DUF1559 domain-containing protein, whose product MSRRSKMGFTLVELLVVIAIIGVLVGLLLPAVQAAREAARRMSCSNNMKQLGLALHNYHDTHQKFPPSVSASGSMASGTAVPGPLKARNHRGWTMLLPFIEQAALYEAFDFSLAASGCTYSSPANSNSISGPEPGAAGNANHIVVSTVVPAFLCPSDPNPTNTTSTHAAYRISSATTLQGAYTNYDFSSARVLASSDVWSGTAQSTRRMFGMDSQSKMRDVLDGTSNSIAIAETIRNQWDGIPQTWGYAKWVGNGVDPSYTYGINYLRYSTNPLLPYKLGSYETSGSLHTGGAQFTFGDGSVHFLTDSIDLTTLQRLTYISDGQVIPEY is encoded by the coding sequence ATGAGTCGTCGTTCGAAAATGGGCTTTACGCTCGTTGAATTATTGGTGGTGATCGCCATCATCGGAGTCTTGGTCGGGTTGCTGTTGCCGGCGGTACAGGCCGCCCGTGAAGCAGCCCGCCGAATGTCGTGCAGCAACAACATGAAACAGTTGGGGTTGGCGCTACATAACTACCACGATACGCACCAAAAGTTTCCGCCGTCAGTGTCCGCTTCTGGATCGATGGCATCGGGAACGGCAGTCCCAGGCCCGCTAAAAGCTCGCAATCATCGCGGTTGGACGATGCTGTTGCCATTCATCGAACAGGCTGCGCTTTACGAAGCATTTGACTTCAGTCTGGCGGCGAGCGGCTGCACCTATAGCTCTCCAGCTAATTCTAATTCCATTAGTGGTCCTGAGCCTGGCGCGGCTGGCAATGCTAACCACATTGTCGTCAGCACCGTCGTGCCCGCTTTCCTGTGCCCGTCGGACCCCAACCCAACTAACACCACCTCGACTCACGCTGCGTATCGCATTTCGAGCGCAACAACGCTGCAAGGTGCCTACACAAATTACGATTTCAGTAGTGCAAGAGTACTTGCCTCCAGCGATGTGTGGAGCGGCACTGCTCAGTCAACCCGCCGCATGTTTGGAATGGATAGTCAATCCAAGATGCGAGACGTCTTGGACGGCACAAGCAATTCGATCGCGATTGCCGAAACGATTCGAAACCAATGGGATGGCATCCCTCAAACCTGGGGCTATGCCAAGTGGGTCGGCAACGGAGTGGATCCGAGCTACACGTACGGGATCAACTACCTAAGATACTCAACCAATCCGCTGCTTCCCTACAAGCTAGGGTCGTATGAGACGTCGGGCAGCCTGCACACCGGAGGCGCGCAGTTTACCTTTGGCGATGGTTCGGTTCACTTTCTAACCGATTCGATCGATCTAACCACGCTACAACGGCTGACTTACATCTCCGATGGCCAGGTCATC